A window of Melopsittacus undulatus isolate bMelUnd1 chromosome 2, bMelUnd1.mat.Z, whole genome shotgun sequence contains these coding sequences:
- the CRYZL1 gene encoding quinone oxidoreductase-like protein 1 isoform X1, with protein sequence MKALYGQQNSPGEEITFVFQERENLPPTRDNEVKIQVRACALSWIDTKLLSEIKLQKELLPVGREISGVVLEVGRKVTFFQPDDEVVGILPLDSEESGLCEVILVHEHYLVHKPEKVCWVEAAGTVRDGVRAYTALHYLSQVSPGKTVLVMDGASPFGTIAIQLAQHRGAKVISTAYSLEDKQHLERLRPPVARVIDVSNGKIDVAESCLEETGGLGVDIVLDAGVKLYSAEDESTSKSQLLPHKHDIITLLGVGGHWITTEKNLQLDPPDSHSLFLKGATVSFLNDEIWNLSNVQQGKYLSILEDIMEKLSSSIFRPQLDEPIPLYEAKVSMEIVQKNQARKRQVIQF encoded by the exons ATGAAGGCCTTGTATGGTCAGCAGAATTCACCTGGAGAAGAAATTACATTTGTCTTCCAGGAAAGA GAAAACCTTCCTCCTACAAGAGACAATGAAGTGAAAATACAAGTTAGAGCCTGTGCACTGAGCTGGATAGATACAAAG ctTTTATCAGAAATTAAGCTGCAGAAGGAGCTTCTACCTGTTGGTCGAGAAATTTCTGGAGTTGTATTGGAAG TTGGAAGAAAGGTGACCTTTTTTCAGCCTGATGATGAAGTTGTGG gaattttGCCCCTGGATTCTGAAGAGTCTGGTCTTTGTGAAGTTATTCTAGTTCATGAGCATTATTTGG TtcataaaccagaaaaagtCTGTTGGGTTGAAGCAGCTGGGACTGTCCGTGATGGTGTCCGAGCATACACAGCTTTACACTACCTTTCCCAAGTCTCTCCTGGAAAAACTGTACTTGTAATGGATGGAGCAAGT CCATTCGGTACTATAGCTATTCAGTTAGCACAACACAGAGGAGCTAAAGTAATCTCTACTGCATACAGTCTTGAGGATAAGCAGCACCTGGAGAGGCTCAGACCTCCTGTGG CTCGTGTGATAGATGTGTCAAATGGCAAGATTGATGTGGCAGAGAGCTGCTTGGAAgagacaggtggcctgggagtGGATATTGTTCTGGATGCTGGAG taAAATTATATAGTGCTGAAGATGAATCAACTTCAAAATCACAGTTGCTGCCTCATAAGCATGATATCATAACTCTTCTTGGTGTCGGGGGACACTGGattacaacagaaaaaaatcttcag CTGGATCCTCCAGACAGCCATTCCTTGTTTCTTAAAGGAGCCACTGTCTCCTTTCTGAATGATGAGATATGGAACTTGTCCAATGTACAGCAAGGGAAGTATCTCT CCATCTTAGAAGATATAATGGAGAAATTATCAAGTAGCATTTTCAG GCCTCAGCTGGATGAACCGATCCCATTGTATGAAGCCAAAGTTTCTATGGAAATAGTTCAAAAGAATCAAGCAAGAAAAAGGCAAGTCATCCAGTTCTGA
- the DONSON gene encoding protein downstream neighbor of Son isoform X2, producing the protein MLNYKQDLHSSATVPEVPSSPKHEFPADWSIKTRLLFMSSQPFTWTEHLKAQEEAQGFAQHCRAVETNLPQSLQEPKLSTELRCAFQQSLVYWLHPSLPWLQLFPRIGADRKIVGKASPWSQDEDLQQVLMSDWSVSFTSLYNLLKAKLCPYFYVCTYQFTVLFRAAGLAGSDVITAVISPTTRGLREAMRNEGIEFSLPLVEESKSRKQKNSEVNLEAEGANSLEVDNSMDGGEEPAPSDDDDDESFSWLEEMGVQDKVKKPDAISIKLRKDNREVQMDHKPQSLALVKGTNTFTLLNFLINCKSLVAVAGPQAGLPPTLLSPVAFRGGTMQTLKARSINAKARVRLAYENIFSLEIVGPVMPHSLHALTMLLKAAQRGAFSGVFYTHEPTAVFNTDLDDTHPALNEETVHKDLPACGLHPKTLDQLSQRPTLRKSSIRFLEMKDYAYTWKS; encoded by the exons ATGCTAAATTATAAACAG GACCTGCATTCATCTGCTACTGTACCTGAAGTCCCCTCCTCACCAAAGCATGAATTTCCTGCAGACTGGAGTATTAAAACACGACTTTTGTTTATGTCTTCACAACCTTTTACCTGGACAGAACACTTAAAAGCACAAGAGGAAGCTCAAGGATTTGCTCAGCATTGCAGAGCTGTAGAAACAAACTTGCCACAGAGCTTACAG GAACCAAAGCTGTCGACAGAACTGCGTTGTGCCTTTCAGCAAAGCCTCGTTTACTGGCTTCACCCTTCACTGCCGTGGCTGCAGCTGTTCCCTCGCATTGGAGCAGATAGGAAAATAGTCGGAAAGGCTAGTCCTTGGTCACAGGATGAAGACTTGCAACAAGTGCTAATGAGTGACTG GTCTGTCAGCTTTACCTCTCTGTACAATCTGCTCAAAGCCAAACTGTGTCCCTACTTCTACGTATGTACCTACCAGTTTACTGTCCTGTTCCGTGCAGCCGGTCTTGCAGGAAGTGATGTCATCACAGCTGTAATTTCTCCCACAACTAGAGGTTTGAGGGAAGCCATGAGAAATGAAG GCATAGAGTTTTCTTTACCTTTGGTAGAAGAAAGtaaaagcaggaaacagaaaaactcTGAAGTGAATTTGGAAGCAGAAGGTGCCAACAGCCTTGAAGTGGACAACAGCATGGACGGTGGAGA AGAGCCAGCTCCAAgcgatgatgatgatgatgaaagtTTCTCTTGGCTTGAGGAGATGGGAGTCCAAGACAAGGTTAAGAAACCAGATGCTATTTCTATTAAACT TCGTAAGGATAATCGTGAGGTGCAGATGGATCACAAACCCCAATCCCTTGCACTGGTGAAAGGAACAAACACGTTCACCTTGCTGAACTTCCTGATAAACTGTAAGAGCCTGGTGGCTGTGGCAGGCCCACAGGCAGGCCTTCCGCCGACTTTGCTGTCCCCTGTTGCTTTCCGAGGTGGAACAATGCAAACGCTCAAA GCTCGAAGTATAAACGCCAAAGCCAGGGTTCGCTTGGCATATGAGAAcatattcagcctggagattGTGGGCCCCGTCATGCCTCATTCCCTGCATGCACTGACTATGCTGCTCAAGGCTGCCCAGAGGGGAGCATTCTCTGGTGTGTTTTATACGCATGAGCCAACTGCTGTGTTTAACACTGATCTTGACGACACACACCCTGCCTTGAATGAG GAAACAGTACACAAAGATCTTCCTGCATGTGGACTGCATCCCAAGACTTTAGATCAACTGAGTCAGCGTCCAACATTGAGAAAATCTTCCATCCGATTTCTGGAAATGAAGGATTATGCTTATACCTGGAAGTCCTAG
- the DONSON gene encoding protein downstream neighbor of Son isoform X1 produces the protein MAAHTVPGYSPGFKKPPAVLRLKRKRLRRSESPAAAAPPPCGAAPRGPSALARRNPFSSLDNAPRAAGTPQPLERAWRPPADGYPSAVPFWQLLEPVSEDKPTRRAEPYERTDILTLTDDLHSSATVPEVPSSPKHEFPADWSIKTRLLFMSSQPFTWTEHLKAQEEAQGFAQHCRAVETNLPQSLQEPKLSTELRCAFQQSLVYWLHPSLPWLQLFPRIGADRKIVGKASPWSQDEDLQQVLMSDWSVSFTSLYNLLKAKLCPYFYVCTYQFTVLFRAAGLAGSDVITAVISPTTRGLREAMRNEGIEFSLPLVEESKSRKQKNSEVNLEAEGANSLEVDNSMDGGEEPAPSDDDDDESFSWLEEMGVQDKVKKPDAISIKLRKDNREVQMDHKPQSLALVKGTNTFTLLNFLINCKSLVAVAGPQAGLPPTLLSPVAFRGGTMQTLKARSINAKARVRLAYENIFSLEIVGPVMPHSLHALTMLLKAAQRGAFSGVFYTHEPTAVFNTDLDDTHPALNEETVHKDLPACGLHPKTLDQLSQRPTLRKSSIRFLEMKDYAYTWKS, from the exons ATGGCAGCACACACCGTGCCCGGGTACTCGCCCGGCTTCAAGAAGCCACCGGCCGTGCTGCGGCTGAAGCGCAAACGGCTGAGGAGGAGCGAGTCcccggccgccgccgctcccCCGCCTTGCGGCGCGGCCCCGCGGGGCCCTTCCGCACTCGCCCGCCGCAACCCGTTCTCCAGCCTGGACAACGCGCCCCGGGCGGCCGGCACCCCGCAACCGCTGGAGCGGGCCTGGAGGCCACCGGCAGACGGGTACCCCTCGGCAGTGCCGTTCTGGCAG CTTTTAGAGCCTGTTTCTGAAGATAAGCCCACCAGGAGAGCGGAGCCCTATGAAAGAACTGACATCCTCACCCTAACCGAT GACCTGCATTCATCTGCTACTGTACCTGAAGTCCCCTCCTCACCAAAGCATGAATTTCCTGCAGACTGGAGTATTAAAACACGACTTTTGTTTATGTCTTCACAACCTTTTACCTGGACAGAACACTTAAAAGCACAAGAGGAAGCTCAAGGATTTGCTCAGCATTGCAGAGCTGTAGAAACAAACTTGCCACAGAGCTTACAG GAACCAAAGCTGTCGACAGAACTGCGTTGTGCCTTTCAGCAAAGCCTCGTTTACTGGCTTCACCCTTCACTGCCGTGGCTGCAGCTGTTCCCTCGCATTGGAGCAGATAGGAAAATAGTCGGAAAGGCTAGTCCTTGGTCACAGGATGAAGACTTGCAACAAGTGCTAATGAGTGACTG GTCTGTCAGCTTTACCTCTCTGTACAATCTGCTCAAAGCCAAACTGTGTCCCTACTTCTACGTATGTACCTACCAGTTTACTGTCCTGTTCCGTGCAGCCGGTCTTGCAGGAAGTGATGTCATCACAGCTGTAATTTCTCCCACAACTAGAGGTTTGAGGGAAGCCATGAGAAATGAAG GCATAGAGTTTTCTTTACCTTTGGTAGAAGAAAGtaaaagcaggaaacagaaaaactcTGAAGTGAATTTGGAAGCAGAAGGTGCCAACAGCCTTGAAGTGGACAACAGCATGGACGGTGGAGA AGAGCCAGCTCCAAgcgatgatgatgatgatgaaagtTTCTCTTGGCTTGAGGAGATGGGAGTCCAAGACAAGGTTAAGAAACCAGATGCTATTTCTATTAAACT TCGTAAGGATAATCGTGAGGTGCAGATGGATCACAAACCCCAATCCCTTGCACTGGTGAAAGGAACAAACACGTTCACCTTGCTGAACTTCCTGATAAACTGTAAGAGCCTGGTGGCTGTGGCAGGCCCACAGGCAGGCCTTCCGCCGACTTTGCTGTCCCCTGTTGCTTTCCGAGGTGGAACAATGCAAACGCTCAAA GCTCGAAGTATAAACGCCAAAGCCAGGGTTCGCTTGGCATATGAGAAcatattcagcctggagattGTGGGCCCCGTCATGCCTCATTCCCTGCATGCACTGACTATGCTGCTCAAGGCTGCCCAGAGGGGAGCATTCTCTGGTGTGTTTTATACGCATGAGCCAACTGCTGTGTTTAACACTGATCTTGACGACACACACCCTGCCTTGAATGAG GAAACAGTACACAAAGATCTTCCTGCATGTGGACTGCATCCCAAGACTTTAGATCAACTGAGTCAGCGTCCAACATTGAGAAAATCTTCCATCCGATTTCTGGAAATGAAGGATTATGCTTATACCTGGAAGTCCTAG
- the CRYZL1 gene encoding quinone oxidoreductase-like protein 1 isoform X2, which produces MKALYGQQNSPGEEITFVFQERENLPPTRDNEVKIQVRACALSWIDTKLLSEIKLQKELLPVGREISGVVLEVGRKVTFFQPDDEVVGILPLDSEESGLCEVILVHEHYLVHKPEKVCWVEAAGTVRDGVRAYTALHYLSQVSPGKTVLVMDGASPFGTIAIQLAQHRGAKVISTAYSLEDKQHLERLRPPVARVIDVSNGKIDVAESCLEETGGLGVDIVLDAGVKLYSAEDESTSKSQLLPHKHDIITLLGVGGHWITTEKNLQLDPPDSHSLFLKGATVSFLNDEIWNLSNVQQGKYLSTHLRRYNGEIIK; this is translated from the exons ATGAAGGCCTTGTATGGTCAGCAGAATTCACCTGGAGAAGAAATTACATTTGTCTTCCAGGAAAGA GAAAACCTTCCTCCTACAAGAGACAATGAAGTGAAAATACAAGTTAGAGCCTGTGCACTGAGCTGGATAGATACAAAG ctTTTATCAGAAATTAAGCTGCAGAAGGAGCTTCTACCTGTTGGTCGAGAAATTTCTGGAGTTGTATTGGAAG TTGGAAGAAAGGTGACCTTTTTTCAGCCTGATGATGAAGTTGTGG gaattttGCCCCTGGATTCTGAAGAGTCTGGTCTTTGTGAAGTTATTCTAGTTCATGAGCATTATTTGG TtcataaaccagaaaaagtCTGTTGGGTTGAAGCAGCTGGGACTGTCCGTGATGGTGTCCGAGCATACACAGCTTTACACTACCTTTCCCAAGTCTCTCCTGGAAAAACTGTACTTGTAATGGATGGAGCAAGT CCATTCGGTACTATAGCTATTCAGTTAGCACAACACAGAGGAGCTAAAGTAATCTCTACTGCATACAGTCTTGAGGATAAGCAGCACCTGGAGAGGCTCAGACCTCCTGTGG CTCGTGTGATAGATGTGTCAAATGGCAAGATTGATGTGGCAGAGAGCTGCTTGGAAgagacaggtggcctgggagtGGATATTGTTCTGGATGCTGGAG taAAATTATATAGTGCTGAAGATGAATCAACTTCAAAATCACAGTTGCTGCCTCATAAGCATGATATCATAACTCTTCTTGGTGTCGGGGGACACTGGattacaacagaaaaaaatcttcag CTGGATCCTCCAGACAGCCATTCCTTGTTTCTTAAAGGAGCCACTGTCTCCTTTCTGAATGATGAGATATGGAACTTGTCCAATGTACAGCAAGGGAAGTATCTCT CTACCCATCTTAGAAGATATAATGGAGAAATTATCAAGTAG